Proteins from a single region of Manis javanica isolate MJ-LG chromosome 5, MJ_LKY, whole genome shotgun sequence:
- the ZNF512B gene encoding zinc finger protein 512B isoform X9, which translates to MTHQSRGAISERLTYPCPFCEAAFTSKTQLEKHRIWNHMDRPLPAPKPGPVSRPVTISRPVGVSKPIGVSKPVTIGKPVGVSKPIGISRPVTVTRPVPVTKPVPVTKPVTVTKPVSVTKPVTITRPVTVTRPVPVNKPVTVTRPVPVNKPVPVTKSLPVTRPVPVTKPVTVNKPVPVSKPVPVAKPVTISRPMPMTKLMPVTKPVTVSRPTTISRHTPPCTAVLLTPPENKARATGRGSSKKRTADGLDAGPVPSKQARPESGGHNLAFSLSTDPGSSSLSLGSRPLGGKEAPRTTGSTSPPEEGAERTKHRRKQKTPKKFTGEQPSISGTFGLKGLAKAEDKSRIHRSKKQEGPGPEDMRKKVPAPTSTVTKEVPAPVAHLSPGVPEEQWQRVIHERGEAVCPTCSVVTRKTLVGLKKHMEVCQKLQDALKCQHCRKQFKSKAGLNYHTMAEHSAKPSDEASEGSEQEERERLRKVLKQMGRLRCPQEGCGAAFSSLMGYQYHQRRCGKPPCEVDSPSFPCTHCGKTYRSKAGHDYHVRSEHAAPPPEEPEDKPSEAEDLPGIERTPSGRIRRTSAQVAVFHLQEIAEDELARDWTKRRMKDDLVPETARLNYTRPGLPTLNPQLLEAWKNEVKEKGHVNCPNDCCEAIYSSVSGLKAHLASCSKGDHLVGKYRCLLCPKEFGSESGVKYHILKTHAENWFRTSADPPPKHRIQASLVPKKEEKKSLSGGKKRGRKPKERPPEEPMLKMPPRRDDWPPGGRDKGARGSASRKAQGSGFPGNPWFWADEGT; encoded by the exons ATGACCCACCAAAGCCGG GGTGCCATCTCAGAAAGGCTGACCTACCCCTGCCCCTTCTGTGAGGCTGCGTTCACCTCTAAGACGCAGCTAGAGAAACACCGGATTTGGAACCACATGGACCgacccctgcctgcccccaaGCCTGGGCCGGTCAGCCGGCCGGTCACCATCAGCAGGCCTGTTGGAGTCAGCAAGCCCATTGGAGTGAGCAAACCTGTCACTATCGGCAAACCCGTGGGTGTCAGCAAACCCATTGGCATCAGCAGGCCTGTGACAGTCACCAGGCCTGTGCCAGTCACCAAGCCTGTGCCAGTCACCAAGCCTGTCACCGTTACCAAGCCTGTCTCGGTTACCAAGCCTGTCACTATCACCAGGCCTGTCACAGTCACCAGGCCTGTCCCGGTCAACAAGCCTGTCACCGTCACCAGGCCTGTGCCGGTCAACAAGCCAGTGCCAGTTACCAAGTCTCTGCCAGTCACCAGACCTGTTCCCGTCACCAAGCCAGTGACAGTCAACAAACCAGTGCCAGTTAGCAAGCCTGTGCCGGTTGCTAAGCCAGTGACCATCAGCAGACCAATGCCGATGACAAAGCTCATGCCTGTCACGAAGCCAGTGACGGTGAGCAGGCCCACCACCATCAGCAGACACACGCCTCCCTGCACAGCGGTGCTGCTCACCCCGCCTGAGAACAAAGCTCGTGCCACCGGGAGGGGCAGCAGCAAGAAAAG GACTGCAGACGGCTTGGATGCTGGCCCTGTCCCATCTAAGCAGGCCAGGCCAGAGAGTGGGGGCCACAACTTGGCCTTTTCGCTGAGCACAGACCCTGGCAgcagctccctctctctgggcagCAGGCCCCTGGGGGGCAAGGAGGCGCCGAGGACCACAGGCTCCACATCCCCACCTGAGGAGGGCGCAGAGCGCACAAAGCATA gaaggaaacagaaaacaccCAAGAAGTTTACGGGGGAGCAGCCGTCCATCTCAGGGACCTTTGGACTCAAAG GCCTGGCCAAAGCGGAGGACAAATCCCGCATCCACCGCTCCAAGAAGCAGGAGGGGCCAGGCCCCGAGGACATGCGGAAGAAGGTGCCGGCCCCCACCAGCACTGTCACCAAGGAGGTGCCGGCCCCTGTGGCCCACCTGTCTCCAG GTGTCCCCGAGGAGCAGTGGCAGCGGGTCATCCATGAACGGGGGGAGGCTGTCTGCCCCACCTGCAGTGTGGTCACCCGGAAGACCCTTGTGGGGCTCAAGAAGCACATGGAGGTTTGTCAGAAG CTGCAGGACGCGCTCAAATGCCAGCACTGCCGGAAACAGTTCAAGTCCAAGGCTGGCCTCAACTACCATACCATGGCCGAGCACAGTGCCAAG CCCTCTGATGAGGCCTCGGAGGGGAGTGAGCAGGAGGAGCGGGAGCGGCTGCGCAAGGTGCTGAAGCAGATGGGGAGGCTGCGCTGTCCCCAGGAG GGGTGCGGGGCTGCCTTCTCCAGCCTCATGGGCTACCAGTACCACCAGCGACGCTGTGGGAAGCCGCCCTGCGAGGTGGACAGCCCCTCCTTCCCCTGCACCCACTGCGGCAAGACCTACCGCTCCAAAGCCGGCCATGACTACCACGTGCGATCGGAGCATGCAGCTCCG CCCCCTGAAGAGCCCGAGGACAAGCCCTCGGAGGCTGAGGATCTGCCGGGCATCGAGCGGACCCCTAGCGGCCGCATCCGCCGCACATCggcccaggtggctgtgttcCACCTGCAGGAGATTGCAGAAGATGAGCTGGCCCGGGACTGGACCAAGCGGCGGATGAAGGATGACTTGGTGCCCGAGACCGCACGG CTCAACTACACCCGGCCAGGTCTTCCCACACTCAACCCCCAGCTTCTGGAGGCCTGGAAGAATGAAGTCAAGGAGAAAGGCCACGTCAACTGCCCCAATGAT TGCTGTGAAGCCATCTACTCCAGTGTGTCAGGCCTCAAGGCCCATCTTGCCAGCTGCAGTAAG GGAGACCACCTGGTGGGGAAGTACCGCTGCCTGCTGTGTCCGAAAGAGTTTGGCTCCGAAAGCGGCGTCAAGTACCACATCCTCAAGACCCATGCAGAG AACTGGTTCCGTACCTCGGCAGACCCACCTCCCAAACACAGGATCCAGGCTTCACTGGTGCCcaagaaggaggagaagaaaagtCTGTCAGGTGGGAAGAAGCGTGGCCGCAAGCCCAAGGAGAGGCCTCCTGAGGAGCCCATGCTCAAGATGCCCCCACGCCGGGACGACTGGCCCCCAGGAGGCAGAGACAAGGGGGCCCGGGGCTCCGCCAGCCGGAAG GCCCAAGGCTCGGGGTTCCCTGGTAACCCATGGTTCTGGGCTGATGAGGGCACCTGA
- the ZNF512B gene encoding zinc finger protein 512B isoform X6, whose translation MGLSTCSAEMTDPFCVGGGRRIPGSSKSGSGKDSSRNEVRLPVLHDPPKPGMPVVRGGQTVPSQAPLCFDPGSPASDRTEGKKKGRPKAENQALRDIPLSLMNQWKDEFKAHSRVKCPNSGCWLEFPSIYGLKYHYQRCQGGAISERLTYPCPFCEAAFTSKTQLEKHRIWNHMDRPLPAPKPGPVSRPVTISRPVGVSKPIGVSKPVTIGKPVGVSKPIGISRPVTVTRPVPVTKPVPVTKPVTVTKPVSVTKPVTITRPVTVTRPVPVNKPVTVTRPVPVNKPVPVTKSLPVTRPVPVTKPVTVNKPVPVSKPVPVAKPVTISRPMPMTKLMPVTKPVTVSRPTTISRHTPPCTAVLLTPPENKARATGRGSSKKRTADGLDAGPVPSKQARPESGGHNLAFSLSTDPGSSSLSLGSRPLGGKEAPRTTGSTSPPEEGAERTKHRRKQKTPKKFTGEQPSISGTFGLKGLAKAEDKSRIHRSKKQEGPGPEDMRKKVPAPTSTVTKEVPAPVAHLSPGVPEEQWQRVIHERGEAVCPTCSVVTRKTLVGLKKHMEVCQKLQDALKCQHCRKQFKSKAGLNYHTMAEHSAKPSDEASEGSEQEERERLRKVLKQMGRLRCPQEGCGAAFSSLMGYQYHQRRCGKPPCEVDSPSFPCTHCGKTYRSKAGHDYHVRSEHAAPPPEEPEDKPSEAEDLPGIERTPSGRIRRTSAQVAVFHLQEIAEDELARDWTKRRMKDDLVPETARLNYTRPGLPTLNPQLLEAWKNEVKEKGHVNCPNDCCEAIYSSVSGLKAHLASCSKGDHLVGKYRCLLCPKEFGSESGVKYHILKTHAENWFRTSADPPPKHRIQASLVPKKEEKKSLSGGKKRGRKPKERPPEEPMLKMPPRRDDWPPGGRDKGARGSASRKAQGSGFPGNPWFWADEGT comes from the exons ATGG GTCTGTCCACTTGTTCTGCGGAGATGACTGATCCTTTCTGTGTCGGAGGAGGCCGCCGGATCCCAGGGTCCAGCAAGAGTGGATCTGGGAAGGATAGCAGCCGGAACGAGGTCCGGCTTCCTGTGCTACATGACCCACCAAAGCCGG GGATGCCGGTGGTCCGGGGTGGGCAGACGGTGCCTAGCCAGGCCCCCCTCTGCTTTGACCCTGGAAGTCCAGCCAGCGACAggacagaagggaagaaaaagggacGTCCAAAAGCTGAGAACCAGGCCCTCCGAGACATTCcc CTCTCCCTGATGAACCAGTGGAAAGATGAATTCAAGGCTCACTCGAGGGTGAAGTGTCCAAACTCGGGGTGCTGGCTGGAGTTCCCTAGCATCTACGGGCTCAAGTACCATTACCAGCGGTGCCAAGGG GGTGCCATCTCAGAAAGGCTGACCTACCCCTGCCCCTTCTGTGAGGCTGCGTTCACCTCTAAGACGCAGCTAGAGAAACACCGGATTTGGAACCACATGGACCgacccctgcctgcccccaaGCCTGGGCCGGTCAGCCGGCCGGTCACCATCAGCAGGCCTGTTGGAGTCAGCAAGCCCATTGGAGTGAGCAAACCTGTCACTATCGGCAAACCCGTGGGTGTCAGCAAACCCATTGGCATCAGCAGGCCTGTGACAGTCACCAGGCCTGTGCCAGTCACCAAGCCTGTGCCAGTCACCAAGCCTGTCACCGTTACCAAGCCTGTCTCGGTTACCAAGCCTGTCACTATCACCAGGCCTGTCACAGTCACCAGGCCTGTCCCGGTCAACAAGCCTGTCACCGTCACCAGGCCTGTGCCGGTCAACAAGCCAGTGCCAGTTACCAAGTCTCTGCCAGTCACCAGACCTGTTCCCGTCACCAAGCCAGTGACAGTCAACAAACCAGTGCCAGTTAGCAAGCCTGTGCCGGTTGCTAAGCCAGTGACCATCAGCAGACCAATGCCGATGACAAAGCTCATGCCTGTCACGAAGCCAGTGACGGTGAGCAGGCCCACCACCATCAGCAGACACACGCCTCCCTGCACAGCGGTGCTGCTCACCCCGCCTGAGAACAAAGCTCGTGCCACCGGGAGGGGCAGCAGCAAGAAAAG GACTGCAGACGGCTTGGATGCTGGCCCTGTCCCATCTAAGCAGGCCAGGCCAGAGAGTGGGGGCCACAACTTGGCCTTTTCGCTGAGCACAGACCCTGGCAgcagctccctctctctgggcagCAGGCCCCTGGGGGGCAAGGAGGCGCCGAGGACCACAGGCTCCACATCCCCACCTGAGGAGGGCGCAGAGCGCACAAAGCATA gaaggaaacagaaaacaccCAAGAAGTTTACGGGGGAGCAGCCGTCCATCTCAGGGACCTTTGGACTCAAAG GCCTGGCCAAAGCGGAGGACAAATCCCGCATCCACCGCTCCAAGAAGCAGGAGGGGCCAGGCCCCGAGGACATGCGGAAGAAGGTGCCGGCCCCCACCAGCACTGTCACCAAGGAGGTGCCGGCCCCTGTGGCCCACCTGTCTCCAG GTGTCCCCGAGGAGCAGTGGCAGCGGGTCATCCATGAACGGGGGGAGGCTGTCTGCCCCACCTGCAGTGTGGTCACCCGGAAGACCCTTGTGGGGCTCAAGAAGCACATGGAGGTTTGTCAGAAG CTGCAGGACGCGCTCAAATGCCAGCACTGCCGGAAACAGTTCAAGTCCAAGGCTGGCCTCAACTACCATACCATGGCCGAGCACAGTGCCAAG CCCTCTGATGAGGCCTCGGAGGGGAGTGAGCAGGAGGAGCGGGAGCGGCTGCGCAAGGTGCTGAAGCAGATGGGGAGGCTGCGCTGTCCCCAGGAG GGGTGCGGGGCTGCCTTCTCCAGCCTCATGGGCTACCAGTACCACCAGCGACGCTGTGGGAAGCCGCCCTGCGAGGTGGACAGCCCCTCCTTCCCCTGCACCCACTGCGGCAAGACCTACCGCTCCAAAGCCGGCCATGACTACCACGTGCGATCGGAGCATGCAGCTCCG CCCCCTGAAGAGCCCGAGGACAAGCCCTCGGAGGCTGAGGATCTGCCGGGCATCGAGCGGACCCCTAGCGGCCGCATCCGCCGCACATCggcccaggtggctgtgttcCACCTGCAGGAGATTGCAGAAGATGAGCTGGCCCGGGACTGGACCAAGCGGCGGATGAAGGATGACTTGGTGCCCGAGACCGCACGG CTCAACTACACCCGGCCAGGTCTTCCCACACTCAACCCCCAGCTTCTGGAGGCCTGGAAGAATGAAGTCAAGGAGAAAGGCCACGTCAACTGCCCCAATGAT TGCTGTGAAGCCATCTACTCCAGTGTGTCAGGCCTCAAGGCCCATCTTGCCAGCTGCAGTAAG GGAGACCACCTGGTGGGGAAGTACCGCTGCCTGCTGTGTCCGAAAGAGTTTGGCTCCGAAAGCGGCGTCAAGTACCACATCCTCAAGACCCATGCAGAG AACTGGTTCCGTACCTCGGCAGACCCACCTCCCAAACACAGGATCCAGGCTTCACTGGTGCCcaagaaggaggagaagaaaagtCTGTCAGGTGGGAAGAAGCGTGGCCGCAAGCCCAAGGAGAGGCCTCCTGAGGAGCCCATGCTCAAGATGCCCCCACGCCGGGACGACTGGCCCCCAGGAGGCAGAGACAAGGGGGCCCGGGGCTCCGCCAGCCGGAAG GCCCAAGGCTCGGGGTTCCCTGGTAACCCATGGTTCTGGGCTGATGAGGGCACCTGA
- the ZNF512B gene encoding zinc finger protein 512B isoform X3, translating into MCACLLGKLLCEDFQRTLFRPIKTSQHSLQDQDMGLSTCSAEMTDPFCVGGGRRIPGSSKSGSGKDSSRNEVRLPVLHDPPKPGMPVVRGGQTVPSQAPLCFDPGSPASDRTEGKKKGRPKAENQALRDIPLSLMNQWKDEFKAHSRVKCPNSGCWLEFPSIYGLKYHYQRCQGGAISERLTYPCPFCEAAFTSKTQLEKHRIWNHMDRPLPAPKPGPVSRPVTISRPVGVSKPIGVSKPVTIGKPVGVSKPIGISRPVTVTRPVPVTKPVPVTKPVTVTKPVSVTKPVTITRPVTVTRPVPVNKPVTVTRPVPVNKPVPVTKSLPVTRPVPVTKPVTVNKPVPVSKPVPVAKPVTISRPMPMTKLMPVTKPVTVSRPTTISRHTPPCTAVLLTPPENKARATGRGSSKKRTADGLDAGPVPSKQARPESGGHNLAFSLSTDPGSSSLSLGSRPLGGKEAPRTTGSTSPPEEGAERTKHRRKQKTPKKFTGEQPSISGTFGLKGLAKAEDKSRIHRSKKQEGPGPEDMRKKVPAPTSTVTKEVPAPVAHLSPGVPEEQWQRVIHERGEAVCPTCSVVTRKTLVGLKKHMEVCQKLQDALKCQHCRKQFKSKAGLNYHTMAEHSAKPSDEASEGSEQEERERLRKVLKQMGRLRCPQEGCGAAFSSLMGYQYHQRRCGKPPCEVDSPSFPCTHCGKTYRSKAGHDYHVRSEHAAPPPEEPEDKPSEAEDLPGIERTPSGRIRRTSAQVAVFHLQEIAEDELARDWTKRRMKDDLVPETARLNYTRPGLPTLNPQLLEAWKNEVKEKGHVNCPNDCCEAIYSSVSGLKAHLASCSKGDHLVGKYRCLLCPKEFGSESGVKYHILKTHAENWFRTSADPPPKHRIQASLVPKKEEKKSLSGGKKRGRKPKERPPEEPMLKMPPRRDDWPPGGRDKGARGSASRKAQGSGFPGNPWFWADEGT; encoded by the exons ATGTGTGCATGTCTCCTTGGGAAGTTGCTGTGCGAGGACTTCCAGAGAACTTTGTTTAGACCCATCAAGACCAGCCAGCACTCCCTCCAGGACCAGGATATGG GTCTGTCCACTTGTTCTGCGGAGATGACTGATCCTTTCTGTGTCGGAGGAGGCCGCCGGATCCCAGGGTCCAGCAAGAGTGGATCTGGGAAGGATAGCAGCCGGAACGAGGTCCGGCTTCCTGTGCTACATGACCCACCAAAGCCGG GGATGCCGGTGGTCCGGGGTGGGCAGACGGTGCCTAGCCAGGCCCCCCTCTGCTTTGACCCTGGAAGTCCAGCCAGCGACAggacagaagggaagaaaaagggacGTCCAAAAGCTGAGAACCAGGCCCTCCGAGACATTCcc CTCTCCCTGATGAACCAGTGGAAAGATGAATTCAAGGCTCACTCGAGGGTGAAGTGTCCAAACTCGGGGTGCTGGCTGGAGTTCCCTAGCATCTACGGGCTCAAGTACCATTACCAGCGGTGCCAAGGG GGTGCCATCTCAGAAAGGCTGACCTACCCCTGCCCCTTCTGTGAGGCTGCGTTCACCTCTAAGACGCAGCTAGAGAAACACCGGATTTGGAACCACATGGACCgacccctgcctgcccccaaGCCTGGGCCGGTCAGCCGGCCGGTCACCATCAGCAGGCCTGTTGGAGTCAGCAAGCCCATTGGAGTGAGCAAACCTGTCACTATCGGCAAACCCGTGGGTGTCAGCAAACCCATTGGCATCAGCAGGCCTGTGACAGTCACCAGGCCTGTGCCAGTCACCAAGCCTGTGCCAGTCACCAAGCCTGTCACCGTTACCAAGCCTGTCTCGGTTACCAAGCCTGTCACTATCACCAGGCCTGTCACAGTCACCAGGCCTGTCCCGGTCAACAAGCCTGTCACCGTCACCAGGCCTGTGCCGGTCAACAAGCCAGTGCCAGTTACCAAGTCTCTGCCAGTCACCAGACCTGTTCCCGTCACCAAGCCAGTGACAGTCAACAAACCAGTGCCAGTTAGCAAGCCTGTGCCGGTTGCTAAGCCAGTGACCATCAGCAGACCAATGCCGATGACAAAGCTCATGCCTGTCACGAAGCCAGTGACGGTGAGCAGGCCCACCACCATCAGCAGACACACGCCTCCCTGCACAGCGGTGCTGCTCACCCCGCCTGAGAACAAAGCTCGTGCCACCGGGAGGGGCAGCAGCAAGAAAAG GACTGCAGACGGCTTGGATGCTGGCCCTGTCCCATCTAAGCAGGCCAGGCCAGAGAGTGGGGGCCACAACTTGGCCTTTTCGCTGAGCACAGACCCTGGCAgcagctccctctctctgggcagCAGGCCCCTGGGGGGCAAGGAGGCGCCGAGGACCACAGGCTCCACATCCCCACCTGAGGAGGGCGCAGAGCGCACAAAGCATA gaaggaaacagaaaacaccCAAGAAGTTTACGGGGGAGCAGCCGTCCATCTCAGGGACCTTTGGACTCAAAG GCCTGGCCAAAGCGGAGGACAAATCCCGCATCCACCGCTCCAAGAAGCAGGAGGGGCCAGGCCCCGAGGACATGCGGAAGAAGGTGCCGGCCCCCACCAGCACTGTCACCAAGGAGGTGCCGGCCCCTGTGGCCCACCTGTCTCCAG GTGTCCCCGAGGAGCAGTGGCAGCGGGTCATCCATGAACGGGGGGAGGCTGTCTGCCCCACCTGCAGTGTGGTCACCCGGAAGACCCTTGTGGGGCTCAAGAAGCACATGGAGGTTTGTCAGAAG CTGCAGGACGCGCTCAAATGCCAGCACTGCCGGAAACAGTTCAAGTCCAAGGCTGGCCTCAACTACCATACCATGGCCGAGCACAGTGCCAAG CCCTCTGATGAGGCCTCGGAGGGGAGTGAGCAGGAGGAGCGGGAGCGGCTGCGCAAGGTGCTGAAGCAGATGGGGAGGCTGCGCTGTCCCCAGGAG GGGTGCGGGGCTGCCTTCTCCAGCCTCATGGGCTACCAGTACCACCAGCGACGCTGTGGGAAGCCGCCCTGCGAGGTGGACAGCCCCTCCTTCCCCTGCACCCACTGCGGCAAGACCTACCGCTCCAAAGCCGGCCATGACTACCACGTGCGATCGGAGCATGCAGCTCCG CCCCCTGAAGAGCCCGAGGACAAGCCCTCGGAGGCTGAGGATCTGCCGGGCATCGAGCGGACCCCTAGCGGCCGCATCCGCCGCACATCggcccaggtggctgtgttcCACCTGCAGGAGATTGCAGAAGATGAGCTGGCCCGGGACTGGACCAAGCGGCGGATGAAGGATGACTTGGTGCCCGAGACCGCACGG CTCAACTACACCCGGCCAGGTCTTCCCACACTCAACCCCCAGCTTCTGGAGGCCTGGAAGAATGAAGTCAAGGAGAAAGGCCACGTCAACTGCCCCAATGAT TGCTGTGAAGCCATCTACTCCAGTGTGTCAGGCCTCAAGGCCCATCTTGCCAGCTGCAGTAAG GGAGACCACCTGGTGGGGAAGTACCGCTGCCTGCTGTGTCCGAAAGAGTTTGGCTCCGAAAGCGGCGTCAAGTACCACATCCTCAAGACCCATGCAGAG AACTGGTTCCGTACCTCGGCAGACCCACCTCCCAAACACAGGATCCAGGCTTCACTGGTGCCcaagaaggaggagaagaaaagtCTGTCAGGTGGGAAGAAGCGTGGCCGCAAGCCCAAGGAGAGGCCTCCTGAGGAGCCCATGCTCAAGATGCCCCCACGCCGGGACGACTGGCCCCCAGGAGGCAGAGACAAGGGGGCCCGGGGCTCCGCCAGCCGGAAG GCCCAAGGCTCGGGGTTCCCTGGTAACCCATGGTTCTGGGCTGATGAGGGCACCTGA
- the ZNF512B gene encoding zinc finger protein 512B isoform X8 codes for MTDPFCVGGGRRIPGSSKSGSGKDSSRNEVRLPVLHDPPKPGMPVVRGGQTVPSQAPLCFDPGSPASDRTEGKKKGRPKAENQALRDIPLSLMNQWKDEFKAHSRVKCPNSGCWLEFPSIYGLKYHYQRCQGGAISERLTYPCPFCEAAFTSKTQLEKHRIWNHMDRPLPAPKPGPVSRPVTISRPVGVSKPIGVSKPVTIGKPVGVSKPIGISRPVTVTRPVPVTKPVPVTKPVTVTKPVSVTKPVTITRPVTVTRPVPVNKPVTVTRPVPVNKPVPVTKSLPVTRPVPVTKPVTVNKPVPVSKPVPVAKPVTISRPMPMTKLMPVTKPVTVSRPTTISRHTPPCTAVLLTPPENKARATGRGSSKKRTADGLDAGPVPSKQARPESGGHNLAFSLSTDPGSSSLSLGSRPLGGKEAPRTTGSTSPPEEGAERTKHRRKQKTPKKFTGEQPSISGTFGLKGLAKAEDKSRIHRSKKQEGPGPEDMRKKVPAPTSTVTKEVPAPVAHLSPGVPEEQWQRVIHERGEAVCPTCSVVTRKTLVGLKKHMEVCQKLQDALKCQHCRKQFKSKAGLNYHTMAEHSAKPSDEASEGSEQEERERLRKVLKQMGRLRCPQEGCGAAFSSLMGYQYHQRRCGKPPCEVDSPSFPCTHCGKTYRSKAGHDYHVRSEHAAPPPEEPEDKPSEAEDLPGIERTPSGRIRRTSAQVAVFHLQEIAEDELARDWTKRRMKDDLVPETARLNYTRPGLPTLNPQLLEAWKNEVKEKGHVNCPNDCCEAIYSSVSGLKAHLASCSKGDHLVGKYRCLLCPKEFGSESGVKYHILKTHAENWFRTSADPPPKHRIQASLVPKKEEKKSLSGGKKRGRKPKERPPEEPMLKMPPRRDDWPPGGRDKGARGSASRKAQGSGFPGNPWFWADEGT; via the exons ATGACTGATCCTTTCTGTGTCGGAGGAGGCCGCCGGATCCCAGGGTCCAGCAAGAGTGGATCTGGGAAGGATAGCAGCCGGAACGAGGTCCGGCTTCCTGTGCTACATGACCCACCAAAGCCGG GGATGCCGGTGGTCCGGGGTGGGCAGACGGTGCCTAGCCAGGCCCCCCTCTGCTTTGACCCTGGAAGTCCAGCCAGCGACAggacagaagggaagaaaaagggacGTCCAAAAGCTGAGAACCAGGCCCTCCGAGACATTCcc CTCTCCCTGATGAACCAGTGGAAAGATGAATTCAAGGCTCACTCGAGGGTGAAGTGTCCAAACTCGGGGTGCTGGCTGGAGTTCCCTAGCATCTACGGGCTCAAGTACCATTACCAGCGGTGCCAAGGG GGTGCCATCTCAGAAAGGCTGACCTACCCCTGCCCCTTCTGTGAGGCTGCGTTCACCTCTAAGACGCAGCTAGAGAAACACCGGATTTGGAACCACATGGACCgacccctgcctgcccccaaGCCTGGGCCGGTCAGCCGGCCGGTCACCATCAGCAGGCCTGTTGGAGTCAGCAAGCCCATTGGAGTGAGCAAACCTGTCACTATCGGCAAACCCGTGGGTGTCAGCAAACCCATTGGCATCAGCAGGCCTGTGACAGTCACCAGGCCTGTGCCAGTCACCAAGCCTGTGCCAGTCACCAAGCCTGTCACCGTTACCAAGCCTGTCTCGGTTACCAAGCCTGTCACTATCACCAGGCCTGTCACAGTCACCAGGCCTGTCCCGGTCAACAAGCCTGTCACCGTCACCAGGCCTGTGCCGGTCAACAAGCCAGTGCCAGTTACCAAGTCTCTGCCAGTCACCAGACCTGTTCCCGTCACCAAGCCAGTGACAGTCAACAAACCAGTGCCAGTTAGCAAGCCTGTGCCGGTTGCTAAGCCAGTGACCATCAGCAGACCAATGCCGATGACAAAGCTCATGCCTGTCACGAAGCCAGTGACGGTGAGCAGGCCCACCACCATCAGCAGACACACGCCTCCCTGCACAGCGGTGCTGCTCACCCCGCCTGAGAACAAAGCTCGTGCCACCGGGAGGGGCAGCAGCAAGAAAAG GACTGCAGACGGCTTGGATGCTGGCCCTGTCCCATCTAAGCAGGCCAGGCCAGAGAGTGGGGGCCACAACTTGGCCTTTTCGCTGAGCACAGACCCTGGCAgcagctccctctctctgggcagCAGGCCCCTGGGGGGCAAGGAGGCGCCGAGGACCACAGGCTCCACATCCCCACCTGAGGAGGGCGCAGAGCGCACAAAGCATA gaaggaaacagaaaacaccCAAGAAGTTTACGGGGGAGCAGCCGTCCATCTCAGGGACCTTTGGACTCAAAG GCCTGGCCAAAGCGGAGGACAAATCCCGCATCCACCGCTCCAAGAAGCAGGAGGGGCCAGGCCCCGAGGACATGCGGAAGAAGGTGCCGGCCCCCACCAGCACTGTCACCAAGGAGGTGCCGGCCCCTGTGGCCCACCTGTCTCCAG GTGTCCCCGAGGAGCAGTGGCAGCGGGTCATCCATGAACGGGGGGAGGCTGTCTGCCCCACCTGCAGTGTGGTCACCCGGAAGACCCTTGTGGGGCTCAAGAAGCACATGGAGGTTTGTCAGAAG CTGCAGGACGCGCTCAAATGCCAGCACTGCCGGAAACAGTTCAAGTCCAAGGCTGGCCTCAACTACCATACCATGGCCGAGCACAGTGCCAAG CCCTCTGATGAGGCCTCGGAGGGGAGTGAGCAGGAGGAGCGGGAGCGGCTGCGCAAGGTGCTGAAGCAGATGGGGAGGCTGCGCTGTCCCCAGGAG GGGTGCGGGGCTGCCTTCTCCAGCCTCATGGGCTACCAGTACCACCAGCGACGCTGTGGGAAGCCGCCCTGCGAGGTGGACAGCCCCTCCTTCCCCTGCACCCACTGCGGCAAGACCTACCGCTCCAAAGCCGGCCATGACTACCACGTGCGATCGGAGCATGCAGCTCCG CCCCCTGAAGAGCCCGAGGACAAGCCCTCGGAGGCTGAGGATCTGCCGGGCATCGAGCGGACCCCTAGCGGCCGCATCCGCCGCACATCggcccaggtggctgtgttcCACCTGCAGGAGATTGCAGAAGATGAGCTGGCCCGGGACTGGACCAAGCGGCGGATGAAGGATGACTTGGTGCCCGAGACCGCACGG CTCAACTACACCCGGCCAGGTCTTCCCACACTCAACCCCCAGCTTCTGGAGGCCTGGAAGAATGAAGTCAAGGAGAAAGGCCACGTCAACTGCCCCAATGAT TGCTGTGAAGCCATCTACTCCAGTGTGTCAGGCCTCAAGGCCCATCTTGCCAGCTGCAGTAAG GGAGACCACCTGGTGGGGAAGTACCGCTGCCTGCTGTGTCCGAAAGAGTTTGGCTCCGAAAGCGGCGTCAAGTACCACATCCTCAAGACCCATGCAGAG AACTGGTTCCGTACCTCGGCAGACCCACCTCCCAAACACAGGATCCAGGCTTCACTGGTGCCcaagaaggaggagaagaaaagtCTGTCAGGTGGGAAGAAGCGTGGCCGCAAGCCCAAGGAGAGGCCTCCTGAGGAGCCCATGCTCAAGATGCCCCCACGCCGGGACGACTGGCCCCCAGGAGGCAGAGACAAGGGGGCCCGGGGCTCCGCCAGCCGGAAG GCCCAAGGCTCGGGGTTCCCTGGTAACCCATGGTTCTGGGCTGATGAGGGCACCTGA